In Tenebrio molitor chromosome 8, icTenMoli1.1, whole genome shotgun sequence, a genomic segment contains:
- the rols gene encoding protein TANC2 isoform X1 — translation MLKIGAVNETLNISNGGHGALVRHWVPQGRADTTSREHVADALDERGVGARVVQFPVVCCSASTYFTTTNRSAKMMTTRASMDFDSFMDCDSIAASTEEILWSDDETIIAEQENIWHKDLAAIRRLLDTENTAGTCPSCEMPFDKGKKRRLIDNCGHERCYSCMFTNESCPVCSSDGPVIQHDTPQKQLGCMGLRGSEITLYGETPVDKAVQPRIKVKTNGHFTTLMQGRQELSASGVELGHPEKLPKTRPTNPRTRVDQGVMTQSCPTPPQTRRKFFLSPKALRSPFSQRNSRQPPVDSASSAAMTSSATSTEGRHWPSVVLGKIRSLWSAGTTGPGAGLNQLVSDDEGGTVKPISNKKSSDNDMYMRLGLLLGDGARRTKRIQGRSSHESCSSLASYDAAAILSTNTSPVSTLTGSSEDQHRINPSSDSVGSLMSMSMSGQSNCSSSPVSRRHSVTTTQPGQVEDLNMFRNRRTCVRRSARAGTIKGPVDPKIRFAQYRTPQLTLKPLFFEVPLQEPDPLFLGRHWLIKEIEDIVGSSSPGVLLTGNPGTGKTALILQLVEHSCFGRRKEPVYQSVHSPDRSRSPQSIYYQIDFISERLKPLANSVVAYHFCQADNNNTCLVPDFIHSIAAQLCQAPQLSGYRDYLLSEPHLQAALSLKECITNPDTALTRGILEPLASLRRVGKLENLNCVILVDALCEAEYHRPDHGDTITSFLAKHTPNFPSWLKVVATVRTQLQEVTKQLPYTRITVDNTNSNENITKDVLGYVNFRLQNSPSIQSNITSSTSGKLESGSVSQHKFSQHLLNLSQGSFLFVKLTLDLIERGHLVAKSSGYKVLPVTLAQIYLLHFNLRFPTVRSFEKVTHILSVCLSALYPLTLLEIYYSVNSLLVDKFLPWAEFFQRFKLLSGFLVKRLDNTYMFFHPSFREWLIRRDENENTKFLCDLRSGHSGIAFRLSRVQAPLDEEKTLELGHHILKAHVYRNMSLPVLTARDLQAFWVSDSSDNVSAAVCSLRNMYSPNVKVSRLLLLAGASPNHVTDYLGNAPVLCVYANEGIVPMVSLLLEFGADVELTNSQGSTALSLAAAKGHCDIVRHLIAAGASPGHVDTAGYCPLVHAARNGCLNVVGYLLACDWIIKNPEDVELAEAAQQALVASASQGHVEIVEYLLDMAEVNVDSTDSITGETALTIAASNGCHSVCTTLIGRGASLSVCNKKEMAPLLLAVKEGHWAVAERLIQNHAAIEQSDNVGRAPLMLAASEGHVGLIELLLNKGAEINKEDREGLSPLCWACLRGKLKAVQCLIERGANINHADKTGRTPLDLAAFQGNPGVVQLLLDSGALIEHVDINGMRPLDRAIGCRNIQVVQCFLKKGAKLGPATWAMASGKPDILLILLNKLLEDGNTLYRKGRLREAAHRYQYALKKFPNEDQAEHNKAFKQLHINFLLNYSRCKRKLNETEDAVDLANDVLAMNPDSYEAYYSRAKANLDLKVYENALTDMREALRLAPAQNVEVRKVLAHLRDEITNKMASPAGRMSNHRDLAMSVDTLHE, via the exons ATCTGGCAGCCATCAGGAGGCTACTGGATACAGAGAACACTGCAGGGACCTGTCCGAGTTGTGAGATGCCATTCGATAAGGGCAAGAAGAGAAGACTCATCGATAACTGCGGACATGAGAGATGCTACTCTTGCATGTTTACCAATGAGAGTTGTCCCGTGTGCAGCTCCGACGGTCCGGTCATCCAACACG ACACACCTCAGAAGCAATTGGGCTGCATGGGACTGAGAGGATCGGAGATCACTCTCTATGGGGAGACACCCGTCGACAAGGCGGTCCAGCCCAGGATCAAAGTCAAGACCAATGGACACTTCACCACTTTGATGCAG GGTCGGCAGGAGCTGTCCGCTTCCGGCGTGGAGCTGGGCCACCCGGAGAAGCTCCCCAAGACGCGTCCGACGAACCCTCGCACGCGCGTCGACCAGGGTGTGATGACGCAGAGCTGCCCGACGCCGCCCCAGACGCGTCGCAAATTCTTCCTCAGCCCCAAGGCCCTGCGGAGTCCTTTCTCGCAGAGGAATTCCAGACAGCCCCCGGTGGATTCCGCCTCGTCCG CCGCCATGACGTCGTCCGCCACGTCGACGGAGGGTCGCCATTGGCCGAGCGTCGTCTTGGGCAAAATCCGGTCCCTGTGGTCGGCGGGGACTACCGGTCCGGGCGCCGGACTCAACCAGCTAGTGTCAG ACGACGAAGGTGGAACTGTTAAGCCGATTTCAAATAAGAAGTCTTCCGATAATGACATGTACATGCGACTCGGCCTGCTCTTGGGGGACGGCGCCAGAAGAACCAAGAGAATCCAAGGCAGGAGCAGTCACGAGTCGTGCTCGTCCCTGGCCAGTTACGACGCCGCCGCCATCCTCTCCACCAACACCAGTCCCGTTTCCACCCTGACCGGGAGCTCGGAGGACCAGCACAGGATCAACCCCAGCTCCGACAGCGTCGGCTCCCTAATGTCCATGTCCATGTCGGGCCAGAGCAACTGCAGCTCAAGCCCCGTCAGCAGAAGACACAGCGTCACAA CGACCCAACCGGGCCAAGTCGAGGACCTCAACATGTTCCGGAACCGGAGAACCTGCGTGAGGCGATCGGCACGCGCCGGAACCATCAAAGGACCAGTCGACCCCAAGATCCGCTTCGCCCAGTACCGCACCCCCCAACTCACCCTGAAGCCGCTCTTCTTCGAAGTGCCGCTGCAAGAACCCGACCCCTTGTTCCTCGGGAGGCACTGGTTGATCAAGGAGATCGAAGACATAGTCG GTTCTTCGAGTCCCGGTGTCCTCCTCACTGGTAATCCTGGTACCGGCAAGACCGCCTTGATTCTTCAGCTCGTGGAGCACAGTTGTTTTGGGCGCCGCAAAGAACCAGTCTACCAGTCGGTGCACTCTCCTGACCGTTCCAGGAGCCCCCAAAGCATCTACTACCAAATAGACTTTATCTCCGAGAGACTCAAGCCTTTGGCGAACAGCGTCGTCGCCTACCACTTCTGTCAAGCGGACAACAACAACACGTGTCTTGTACCTGACTTCATCCACTCTATCGCGGCTCAGCTGTGTCAAGCTCCGCAGCTCTCCGGCTACAGAGACTACCTCCTGAGCGAACCGCATCTCCAAGCAGCTCTCTCGTTGAAAGAGTGCATCACCAATCCCGACACAGCTTTGACCAGAGGAATTCTGGAGCCCCTGGCGAGCTTGAGACGAGTCGGGAAGCTGGAAAATCTCAACTGCGTCATCCTGGTCGATGCTTTGTGCGAAGCCGAGTACCACAGGCCCGACCACGGGGACACCATAACGTCGTTCTTGGCCAAGCACACTCCCAACTTTCCCTCTTGGCTCAAGGTGGTGGCCACGGTGCGGACCCAGTTGCAAGAGGTGACCAAGCAACTCCCCTACACTAGAATCACCGTGGACAACACCAATTCCAACGAAAACATCACAAAAGACGTCTTGGGGTACGTCAACTTCCGCCTCCAGAACAGTCCCAGCATCCAGAGCAACATCACTTCTTCGACTTCCGGGAAGTTGGAGAGCGGCAGCGTCTCCCAACACAAGTTCTCCCAGCATCTGCTCAATTTGAGCCAAGGCTCGTTCCTCTTTGTGAAGCTGACGTTGGATTTGATCGAGCGTGGACATTTAGTGGCGAAATCTAGCGGTTACAAAGTGTTACCGGTGACTCTGGCCCAGATCTACCTTTTGCACTTCAACTTGCGTTTCCCCACGGTGCGCTCCTTCGAGAAGGTCACTCACATCCTGAGCGTGTGCTTGTCGGCTCTCTACCCCCTGACCCTCTTGGAGATCTACTACTCCGTCAATTCCCTCCTGGTGGACAAGTTTCTGCCGTGGGCCGAGTTCTTCCAGCGGTTCAAGCTCCTGTCGGGCTTCCTCGTCAAACGCTTGGACAACACCTACATGTTCTTCCATCCGTCCTTCAGGGAGTGGCTGATCCGGCGGGACGAGAACGAAAACACCAAGTTCTTGTGCGATTTGAGATCTGGACACTCCGGCATCGCGTTTCGCCTGTCGCGAGTCCAGGCGCCTCTGGACGAAGAAAAGACCCTCGAATTGGGACACCACATACTTAAGGCGCACGTCTATAGGAACATGTCGCTTCCGGTGCTCACCGCGCGGGACCTTCAAGCCTTCTGGGTGTCGGACAGCTCCGACAACGTCTCCGCCGCGGTTTGCAGCCTTCGCAACATGTACAGCCCCAATGTCAAGGTCTCGCGGCTTCTCCTCCTCGCCGGAGCTTCCCCAAACCACGTGACTGACTATTTGGGCAACGCCCCAGTCCTCTGCGTCTACGCCAACGAAGGTATAGTACCCATGGTGTCCCTCCTCCTGGAGTTTGGAGCAGACGTGGAGCTGACCAACAGCCAAGGCTCCACAGCTCTGTCTCTAGCTGCGGCGAAAGGCCACTGCGATATTGTGAGGCATCTGATAGCTGCGGGGGCCAGCCCTGGCCACGTGGACACCGCAGGGTACTGCCCTCTAGTGCACGCGGCTCGCAACGGTTGTTTGAACGTGGTGGGGTACTTGTTGGCGTGCGATTGGATAATCAAAAACCCTGAAGATGTGGAGTTGGCGGAGGCCGCGCAGCAAGCTCTGGTGGCTTCGGCGAGTCAAGGCCACGTCGAGATCGTCGAGTACTTGTTGGACATGGCGGAAGTGAATGTTGACAGTACTGACAGCATCACGGGGGAGACGGCGTTGACGATCGCGGCGTCGAACGGTTGTCACAGCGTTTGCACCACGTTGATTGGACGTGGGGCGAGTCTCTCGGTTTGCAACAAAAAGGAGATGGCGCCACTGTTGTTGGCCGTCAAGGAGGGACACTGGGCCGTGGCCGAGCGACTCATCCAGAATCACGCGGCCATCGAGCAGAGCGACAACGTCGGGAGGGCGCCCTTGATGCTGGCGGCGTCGGAGGGCCACGTGGGCCTCATCGAACTCTTGCTTAACAAAG GTGCCGAGATCAACAAAGAGGACCGCGAAGGGTTGTCCCCCTTGTGTTGGGCGTGCCTCCGAGGGAAACTCAAAGCAGTTCAGTGTTTGATCGAGAGAGGCGCCAACATCAACCACGCCGACAAGACGGGGCGCACCCCTCTGGACCTCGCCGCCTTCCAGGGGAACCCCGGAGTGGTCCAGCTGCTCCTAGACAGCGGCGCGCTCATCGAACACGTCGACATCAACGGAATGCGACCTCTGGACCGAGCCATCGGATGCAGAAACATCCAAGTGGTGCAGTGCTTCCTGAAGAAGGGGGCCAAGTTGGGGCCAGCCACGTGGGCCATGGCTTCCGGCAAACCAGACATACT GCTCATCCTCCTCAACAAACTTCTCGAAGACGGTAACACGTTGTACCGCAAAGGGAGACTGAGGGAGGCGGCCCATCGCTACCAGTACGCTCTCAAGAAGTTCCCCAACGAGGACCAAGCCGAGCACAACAAGGCGTTCAAGCAGTTGCACATCAACTTCCTCCTGAACTACTCCCGATGCAAGCGGAAGCTGAAC GAAACCGAAGACGCCGTGGATTTGGCCAACGACGTCCTCGCTATGAACCCCGACTCGTACGAGGCCTACTACTCGAGGGCCAAAGCGAATCTCGACTTGAAAGTGTACGAAAACGCGCTCACTGACATGCGCGAAGCTCTGAGACTGGCGCCTGCGCAGAATGTCGAGGTTAGGAAGGTGCTAGCTCATTTGAGGGACGAAATCACGAACAAGATGGCGTCGCCGGCGGGACGCATGTCCAATCATAGGGACCTGGCGATGTCGGTGGACACGTTGCACGAATAG
- the rols gene encoding protein TANC2 isoform X5 → MDLAAIRRLLDTENTAGTCPSCEMPFDKGKKRRLIDNCGHERCYSCMFTNESCPVCSSDGPVIQHDTPQKQLGCMGLRGSEITLYGETPVDKAVQPRIKVKTNGHFTTLMQGRQELSASGVELGHPEKLPKTRPTNPRTRVDQGVMTQSCPTPPQTRRKFFLSPKALRSPFSQRNSRQPPVDSASSAAMTSSATSTEGRHWPSVVLGKIRSLWSAGTTGPGAGLNQLVSDDEGGTVKPISNKKSSDNDMYMRLGLLLGDGARRTKRIQGRSSHESCSSLASYDAAAILSTNTSPVSTLTGSSEDQHRINPSSDSVGSLMSMSMSGQSNCSSSPVSRRHSVTTTQPGQVEDLNMFRNRRTCVRRSARAGTIKGPVDPKIRFAQYRTPQLTLKPLFFEVPLQEPDPLFLGRHWLIKEIEDIVGSSSPGVLLTGNPGTGKTALILQLVEHSCFGRRKEPVYQSVHSPDRSRSPQSIYYQIDFISERLKPLANSVVAYHFCQADNNNTCLVPDFIHSIAAQLCQAPQLSGYRDYLLSEPHLQAALSLKECITNPDTALTRGILEPLASLRRVGKLENLNCVILVDALCEAEYHRPDHGDTITSFLAKHTPNFPSWLKVVATVRTQLQEVTKQLPYTRITVDNTNSNENITKDVLGYVNFRLQNSPSIQSNITSSTSGKLESGSVSQHKFSQHLLNLSQGSFLFVKLTLDLIERGHLVAKSSGYKVLPVTLAQIYLLHFNLRFPTVRSFEKVTHILSVCLSALYPLTLLEIYYSVNSLLVDKFLPWAEFFQRFKLLSGFLVKRLDNTYMFFHPSFREWLIRRDENENTKFLCDLRSGHSGIAFRLSRVQAPLDEEKTLELGHHILKAHVYRNMSLPVLTARDLQAFWVSDSSDNVSAAVCSLRNMYSPNVKVSRLLLLAGASPNHVTDYLGNAPVLCVYANEGIVPMVSLLLEFGADVELTNSQGSTALSLAAAKGHCDIVRHLIAAGASPGHVDTAGYCPLVHAARNGCLNVVGYLLACDWIIKNPEDVELAEAAQQALVASASQGHVEIVEYLLDMAEVNVDSTDSITGETALTIAASNGCHSVCTTLIGRGASLSVCNKKEMAPLLLAVKEGHWAVAERLIQNHAAIEQSDNVGRAPLMLAASEGHVGLIELLLNKGAEINKEDREGLSPLCWACLRGKLKAVQCLIERGANINHADKTGRTPLDLAAFQGNPGVVQLLLDSGALIEHVDINGMRPLDRAIGCRNIQVVQCFLKKGAKLGPATWAMASGKPDILLILLNKLLEDGNTLYRKGRLREAAHRYQYALKKFPNEDQAEHNKAFKQLHINFLLNYSRCKRKLNETEDAVDLANDVLAMNPDSYEAYYSRAKANLDLKVYENALTDMREALRLAPAQNVEVRKVLAHLRDEITNKMASPAGRMSNHRDLAMSVDTLHE, encoded by the exons ATGG ATCTGGCAGCCATCAGGAGGCTACTGGATACAGAGAACACTGCAGGGACCTGTCCGAGTTGTGAGATGCCATTCGATAAGGGCAAGAAGAGAAGACTCATCGATAACTGCGGACATGAGAGATGCTACTCTTGCATGTTTACCAATGAGAGTTGTCCCGTGTGCAGCTCCGACGGTCCGGTCATCCAACACG ACACACCTCAGAAGCAATTGGGCTGCATGGGACTGAGAGGATCGGAGATCACTCTCTATGGGGAGACACCCGTCGACAAGGCGGTCCAGCCCAGGATCAAAGTCAAGACCAATGGACACTTCACCACTTTGATGCAG GGTCGGCAGGAGCTGTCCGCTTCCGGCGTGGAGCTGGGCCACCCGGAGAAGCTCCCCAAGACGCGTCCGACGAACCCTCGCACGCGCGTCGACCAGGGTGTGATGACGCAGAGCTGCCCGACGCCGCCCCAGACGCGTCGCAAATTCTTCCTCAGCCCCAAGGCCCTGCGGAGTCCTTTCTCGCAGAGGAATTCCAGACAGCCCCCGGTGGATTCCGCCTCGTCCG CCGCCATGACGTCGTCCGCCACGTCGACGGAGGGTCGCCATTGGCCGAGCGTCGTCTTGGGCAAAATCCGGTCCCTGTGGTCGGCGGGGACTACCGGTCCGGGCGCCGGACTCAACCAGCTAGTGTCAG ACGACGAAGGTGGAACTGTTAAGCCGATTTCAAATAAGAAGTCTTCCGATAATGACATGTACATGCGACTCGGCCTGCTCTTGGGGGACGGCGCCAGAAGAACCAAGAGAATCCAAGGCAGGAGCAGTCACGAGTCGTGCTCGTCCCTGGCCAGTTACGACGCCGCCGCCATCCTCTCCACCAACACCAGTCCCGTTTCCACCCTGACCGGGAGCTCGGAGGACCAGCACAGGATCAACCCCAGCTCCGACAGCGTCGGCTCCCTAATGTCCATGTCCATGTCGGGCCAGAGCAACTGCAGCTCAAGCCCCGTCAGCAGAAGACACAGCGTCACAA CGACCCAACCGGGCCAAGTCGAGGACCTCAACATGTTCCGGAACCGGAGAACCTGCGTGAGGCGATCGGCACGCGCCGGAACCATCAAAGGACCAGTCGACCCCAAGATCCGCTTCGCCCAGTACCGCACCCCCCAACTCACCCTGAAGCCGCTCTTCTTCGAAGTGCCGCTGCAAGAACCCGACCCCTTGTTCCTCGGGAGGCACTGGTTGATCAAGGAGATCGAAGACATAGTCG GTTCTTCGAGTCCCGGTGTCCTCCTCACTGGTAATCCTGGTACCGGCAAGACCGCCTTGATTCTTCAGCTCGTGGAGCACAGTTGTTTTGGGCGCCGCAAAGAACCAGTCTACCAGTCGGTGCACTCTCCTGACCGTTCCAGGAGCCCCCAAAGCATCTACTACCAAATAGACTTTATCTCCGAGAGACTCAAGCCTTTGGCGAACAGCGTCGTCGCCTACCACTTCTGTCAAGCGGACAACAACAACACGTGTCTTGTACCTGACTTCATCCACTCTATCGCGGCTCAGCTGTGTCAAGCTCCGCAGCTCTCCGGCTACAGAGACTACCTCCTGAGCGAACCGCATCTCCAAGCAGCTCTCTCGTTGAAAGAGTGCATCACCAATCCCGACACAGCTTTGACCAGAGGAATTCTGGAGCCCCTGGCGAGCTTGAGACGAGTCGGGAAGCTGGAAAATCTCAACTGCGTCATCCTGGTCGATGCTTTGTGCGAAGCCGAGTACCACAGGCCCGACCACGGGGACACCATAACGTCGTTCTTGGCCAAGCACACTCCCAACTTTCCCTCTTGGCTCAAGGTGGTGGCCACGGTGCGGACCCAGTTGCAAGAGGTGACCAAGCAACTCCCCTACACTAGAATCACCGTGGACAACACCAATTCCAACGAAAACATCACAAAAGACGTCTTGGGGTACGTCAACTTCCGCCTCCAGAACAGTCCCAGCATCCAGAGCAACATCACTTCTTCGACTTCCGGGAAGTTGGAGAGCGGCAGCGTCTCCCAACACAAGTTCTCCCAGCATCTGCTCAATTTGAGCCAAGGCTCGTTCCTCTTTGTGAAGCTGACGTTGGATTTGATCGAGCGTGGACATTTAGTGGCGAAATCTAGCGGTTACAAAGTGTTACCGGTGACTCTGGCCCAGATCTACCTTTTGCACTTCAACTTGCGTTTCCCCACGGTGCGCTCCTTCGAGAAGGTCACTCACATCCTGAGCGTGTGCTTGTCGGCTCTCTACCCCCTGACCCTCTTGGAGATCTACTACTCCGTCAATTCCCTCCTGGTGGACAAGTTTCTGCCGTGGGCCGAGTTCTTCCAGCGGTTCAAGCTCCTGTCGGGCTTCCTCGTCAAACGCTTGGACAACACCTACATGTTCTTCCATCCGTCCTTCAGGGAGTGGCTGATCCGGCGGGACGAGAACGAAAACACCAAGTTCTTGTGCGATTTGAGATCTGGACACTCCGGCATCGCGTTTCGCCTGTCGCGAGTCCAGGCGCCTCTGGACGAAGAAAAGACCCTCGAATTGGGACACCACATACTTAAGGCGCACGTCTATAGGAACATGTCGCTTCCGGTGCTCACCGCGCGGGACCTTCAAGCCTTCTGGGTGTCGGACAGCTCCGACAACGTCTCCGCCGCGGTTTGCAGCCTTCGCAACATGTACAGCCCCAATGTCAAGGTCTCGCGGCTTCTCCTCCTCGCCGGAGCTTCCCCAAACCACGTGACTGACTATTTGGGCAACGCCCCAGTCCTCTGCGTCTACGCCAACGAAGGTATAGTACCCATGGTGTCCCTCCTCCTGGAGTTTGGAGCAGACGTGGAGCTGACCAACAGCCAAGGCTCCACAGCTCTGTCTCTAGCTGCGGCGAAAGGCCACTGCGATATTGTGAGGCATCTGATAGCTGCGGGGGCCAGCCCTGGCCACGTGGACACCGCAGGGTACTGCCCTCTAGTGCACGCGGCTCGCAACGGTTGTTTGAACGTGGTGGGGTACTTGTTGGCGTGCGATTGGATAATCAAAAACCCTGAAGATGTGGAGTTGGCGGAGGCCGCGCAGCAAGCTCTGGTGGCTTCGGCGAGTCAAGGCCACGTCGAGATCGTCGAGTACTTGTTGGACATGGCGGAAGTGAATGTTGACAGTACTGACAGCATCACGGGGGAGACGGCGTTGACGATCGCGGCGTCGAACGGTTGTCACAGCGTTTGCACCACGTTGATTGGACGTGGGGCGAGTCTCTCGGTTTGCAACAAAAAGGAGATGGCGCCACTGTTGTTGGCCGTCAAGGAGGGACACTGGGCCGTGGCCGAGCGACTCATCCAGAATCACGCGGCCATCGAGCAGAGCGACAACGTCGGGAGGGCGCCCTTGATGCTGGCGGCGTCGGAGGGCCACGTGGGCCTCATCGAACTCTTGCTTAACAAAG GTGCCGAGATCAACAAAGAGGACCGCGAAGGGTTGTCCCCCTTGTGTTGGGCGTGCCTCCGAGGGAAACTCAAAGCAGTTCAGTGTTTGATCGAGAGAGGCGCCAACATCAACCACGCCGACAAGACGGGGCGCACCCCTCTGGACCTCGCCGCCTTCCAGGGGAACCCCGGAGTGGTCCAGCTGCTCCTAGACAGCGGCGCGCTCATCGAACACGTCGACATCAACGGAATGCGACCTCTGGACCGAGCCATCGGATGCAGAAACATCCAAGTGGTGCAGTGCTTCCTGAAGAAGGGGGCCAAGTTGGGGCCAGCCACGTGGGCCATGGCTTCCGGCAAACCAGACATACT GCTCATCCTCCTCAACAAACTTCTCGAAGACGGTAACACGTTGTACCGCAAAGGGAGACTGAGGGAGGCGGCCCATCGCTACCAGTACGCTCTCAAGAAGTTCCCCAACGAGGACCAAGCCGAGCACAACAAGGCGTTCAAGCAGTTGCACATCAACTTCCTCCTGAACTACTCCCGATGCAAGCGGAAGCTGAAC GAAACCGAAGACGCCGTGGATTTGGCCAACGACGTCCTCGCTATGAACCCCGACTCGTACGAGGCCTACTACTCGAGGGCCAAAGCGAATCTCGACTTGAAAGTGTACGAAAACGCGCTCACTGACATGCGCGAAGCTCTGAGACTGGCGCCTGCGCAGAATGTCGAGGTTAGGAAGGTGCTAGCTCATTTGAGGGACGAAATCACGAACAAGATGGCGTCGCCGGCGGGACGCATGTCCAATCATAGGGACCTGGCGATGTCGGTGGACACGTTGCACGAATAG